From Rudanella lutea DSM 19387, a single genomic window includes:
- a CDS encoding DUF2490 domain-containing protein: protein MLQPSRLWRPRPTQWLVNGVLIISCLLTVPVFAQQESLGLWTGLATDVRLTKRLTLNANAQIRFSDNVQVTRAYLGELGVSYKINKHWEVAGYYRYTGRLKKNKETDTYYYRPYHRFYAEVSYEQKLGRRLELDYRLRYQNQFKDDNDAVVADGSYLRNKLGLSYRTGTRITPFVSADVFYRLGSSFDQVRYKAGVQVQLAKAHSVDLSLFKDVELNHSGEGSGPIIGVTYKLKLGRIGSKSKN from the coding sequence ATGCTACAACCCTCACGTCTGTGGCGGCCCCGGCCGACTCAATGGCTCGTTAACGGAGTGCTGATTATCAGCTGTTTGCTTACCGTTCCGGTGTTTGCCCAACAGGAGAGCCTGGGCCTCTGGACGGGCCTGGCTACCGATGTTCGGCTCACTAAACGACTGACGCTTAATGCCAACGCCCAAATTCGGTTTAGTGATAACGTGCAGGTCACGCGGGCGTACCTGGGTGAGTTGGGCGTATCGTACAAGATCAACAAGCACTGGGAGGTAGCGGGGTATTACCGGTACACGGGCCGCCTGAAAAAAAACAAAGAAACCGATACGTATTATTACCGACCGTATCACCGCTTTTATGCTGAAGTCTCGTATGAGCAAAAACTGGGGCGGAGGCTGGAACTGGACTACCGGCTTCGGTATCAGAATCAGTTCAAAGACGACAACGACGCCGTGGTGGCCGATGGTAGTTACCTGCGTAATAAACTGGGGCTATCGTACCGCACCGGCACCCGGATTACCCCTTTCGTGTCGGCCGATGTGTTCTACCGGCTGGGTAGTTCCTTCGATCAGGTTCGGTACAAAGCCGGGGTGCAGGTGCAACTGGCCAAAGCGCATAGTGTTGATCTGTCGTTGTTTAAGGATGTGGAGTTGAACCATAGTGGCGAGGGGAGCGGGCCTATCATTGGGGTTACGTACAAGCTTAAGCTGGGGCGGATTGGCTCGAAGTCGAAAAACTGA
- a CDS encoding CotH kinase family protein, with the protein MNSFRYLTLCLIVGATVSCKTPDELTPSGNSASSNPDWTEASHGKSAEPNYAVVFPQDKVNTLEITMTAAEWQSIQADMTTKFGGAFGAGGTTAGAGGGGMPPGGGAPGAGGAGQFGTADPAYIALPVRFNGKLYEKVGFRLKGNSSLSSSWRTGVYKLPFRLKMDHFEDTNPEVKDQRLYGFKELSMSPGYSDNSLIREKVVADVFRMAGIPAARTAFYKVYIDFGAGKKYCGVYTMVEVIDDTMVENQFGEDKGNIYKPESTFQTFLATQFEKKNNETAADYTDVQAFVTALNATNRTTDAATWRTNLEKTFNVDHYLKFLAVNNTIVNWDTYGAIAHNYYLYNAPTKKLTWIPWDHNMSMTNTVGGGAAPGGGAQPGGGAGGGRSAVSLAMTEVGTGWPLLRFVAADPVYYARYKEYVRQFAQSVFTPANMNTLFDKYHTLIMPYVTGTETEQKPYSHLASAASFTSALTEIKAHVVSRNQAVVEFLK; encoded by the coding sequence ATGAACTCGTTTCGCTATCTCACTCTCTGTCTGATTGTTGGAGCAACTGTTAGTTGCAAGACCCCCGACGAGCTTACCCCCTCTGGAAATTCGGCTTCATCGAACCCCGACTGGACCGAAGCCTCACACGGCAAAAGCGCCGAGCCTAATTATGCGGTGGTTTTCCCGCAGGACAAAGTCAATACGCTTGAGATTACCATGACAGCCGCCGAATGGCAATCCATTCAGGCTGATATGACGACCAAATTTGGAGGGGCGTTTGGAGCTGGCGGTACAACCGCCGGTGCTGGGGGCGGAGGTATGCCCCCCGGTGGAGGGGCGCCCGGAGCGGGAGGTGCCGGGCAGTTCGGCACGGCCGACCCGGCCTACATTGCTTTGCCGGTACGGTTTAACGGGAAGCTGTACGAAAAAGTAGGTTTTCGGCTCAAGGGCAATTCGAGTTTGTCGTCATCGTGGCGGACGGGGGTTTATAAGCTACCGTTTCGGCTGAAAATGGATCATTTTGAGGACACCAACCCTGAAGTTAAAGATCAACGCCTGTACGGTTTTAAGGAATTGAGCATGTCTCCGGGCTACAGTGATAACTCGTTGATCCGGGAAAAGGTAGTTGCCGATGTGTTTCGCATGGCTGGGATTCCGGCAGCCCGTACAGCGTTTTACAAAGTGTATATTGACTTTGGGGCGGGTAAAAAGTATTGCGGAGTGTACACCATGGTGGAGGTGATCGACGATACGATGGTCGAGAATCAGTTCGGCGAGGATAAAGGGAATATTTACAAGCCCGAATCGACCTTTCAGACGTTTCTGGCAACCCAGTTTGAGAAGAAAAATAACGAAACTGCGGCCGACTACACCGACGTACAGGCGTTTGTTACGGCCCTAAATGCCACCAATCGCACAACCGACGCGGCCACCTGGCGCACCAATCTGGAGAAAACCTTTAACGTAGATCATTACCTGAAGTTTCTGGCGGTAAACAACACGATTGTTAATTGGGATACGTACGGGGCCATCGCTCACAACTATTATCTCTATAATGCCCCCACCAAAAAGCTGACCTGGATTCCGTGGGATCATAACATGTCGATGACCAACACGGTAGGGGGCGGGGCTGCGCCCGGCGGTGGAGCACAACCGGGCGGTGGGGCTGGCGGGGGCCGAAGTGCCGTGTCGCTGGCTATGACCGAGGTGGGTACAGGCTGGCCGCTGCTTCGCTTTGTGGCCGCCGACCCCGTGTACTATGCTCGCTACAAAGAGTATGTTCGGCAGTTTGCCCAGTCGGTGTTTACCCCGGCCAACATGAATACGCTTTTCGACAAATACCACACCTTGATTATGCCTTACGTGACCGGTACTGAAACTGAACAAAAGCCGTACTCGCATCTTGCCAGTGCGGCCAGTTTTACGAGTGCCCTGACCGAGATCAAAGCGCATGTGGTGTCGCGGAATCAGGCCGTTGTTGAGTTTTTGAAGTAG
- a CDS encoding tetratricopeptide repeat protein, translating into MKTNIKTAVCTAMAGFLLPAVASAQTPPTPKPTTDATTLLSLGRYAEAKNLLRQAAQATPSMQTYFDAGYGYLRAGQPDSARIWFEKGVPMDEKRVPLNQTGVAITYLVQKNTAQADAQIKAVIDRSKGKNASILHRIGEAYTGYLTTEEGSFKPRYQTANPAKAIDFLNRAAERDKKNADIQLTLGDAYYLNKDAGTAVSRYESALELGMNPSRVYQRMGDIYWQGRNLNLAVENYKKAVEANPQYAPAYRQLAELYYLVNKYKEAANYTDQYIQVAGDNRPEMLLRSAQFHFLANDFQKAVDVINQNRAALGQNPIIHRIEGWAYSSLKQPEKAIESLQTFLQKAPEKSMPDDFKYLGRAYLTTESAEDDSLGITFLERAAPADTSENLYSDIAKYYYRTKKHAQAVAALDSSIAHGFKADMQDLFRYGMSNYMLGFGRDSLGKLQRDTVRFAKADSALALAQAGSPDYAPTVLYRAKANYYAYAPQEAVTNGKAREHFEKFISMIEGKEEDQKRYKNDLALAFKYLISYHELVTKDASARAEWLKKGLAMLPENKDLAKISDGPATEADAQ; encoded by the coding sequence ATGAAAACGAACATCAAAACCGCGGTGTGCACGGCGATGGCGGGCTTCCTGCTCCCGGCCGTTGCATCTGCCCAGACACCTCCCACGCCAAAGCCCACAACCGATGCCACTACGCTGCTGAGTCTGGGTCGGTATGCCGAAGCCAAAAACCTGCTGCGGCAGGCGGCACAGGCTACGCCCTCTATGCAAACGTATTTTGATGCGGGCTATGGATACCTGCGGGCCGGTCAGCCCGACTCGGCCCGGATTTGGTTTGAAAAAGGGGTACCTATGGACGAGAAACGCGTACCCCTCAACCAAACCGGTGTAGCCATCACGTATCTGGTTCAGAAAAATACGGCTCAGGCCGACGCTCAAATCAAGGCGGTTATCGACCGGAGCAAAGGCAAAAACGCGTCTATTCTGCACCGAATCGGCGAAGCCTACACGGGCTACCTGACTACCGAAGAGGGCTCGTTTAAACCTCGTTACCAGACCGCTAACCCGGCCAAAGCGATTGATTTTCTGAACCGGGCCGCCGAGCGCGACAAGAAAAACGCCGACATCCAACTGACCCTCGGCGATGCCTACTATCTGAATAAGGACGCCGGAACGGCCGTATCGCGCTACGAGAGTGCCCTCGAACTGGGTATGAACCCGTCGCGGGTGTATCAGCGGATGGGCGACATTTACTGGCAGGGCCGCAACCTCAATCTGGCCGTTGAGAATTACAAAAAGGCGGTTGAAGCCAACCCCCAATACGCGCCGGCCTACCGGCAGCTGGCCGAGCTTTACTATCTGGTTAACAAGTACAAAGAGGCCGCCAACTACACCGATCAGTATATTCAGGTAGCGGGCGACAACCGGCCCGAGATGCTGCTGCGGTCGGCGCAATTTCATTTTCTGGCCAATGATTTCCAGAAAGCCGTCGATGTGATTAACCAAAACCGGGCTGCCCTCGGCCAAAACCCGATCATTCACCGGATTGAGGGCTGGGCGTACTCGTCGCTGAAACAGCCCGAAAAAGCCATCGAGAGTTTGCAGACATTCCTGCAAAAAGCCCCCGAAAAGTCGATGCCCGACGATTTCAAGTACCTGGGCCGTGCGTACCTGACCACCGAGTCGGCCGAGGATGATTCGCTGGGGATTACGTTTCTGGAACGGGCGGCCCCGGCCGATACAAGCGAGAACCTGTACAGCGACATTGCCAAGTATTATTACCGAACCAAAAAGCACGCGCAGGCCGTAGCTGCCCTCGACTCGTCGATTGCGCACGGGTTCAAAGCTGATATGCAGGATTTGTTTCGGTACGGCATGAGCAATTACATGCTCGGTTTCGGGCGCGACAGCCTGGGTAAACTTCAGCGCGACACAGTCCGGTTTGCCAAAGCCGACTCGGCCCTGGCTCTGGCGCAGGCAGGCTCTCCCGATTATGCACCCACGGTGCTTTACCGGGCTAAGGCCAATTACTATGCCTATGCACCACAGGAGGCCGTAACGAACGGAAAAGCCAGGGAGCATTTCGAGAAGTTTATCAGCATGATCGAAGGCAAGGAAGAAGACCAGAAACGGTACAAGAATGATCTGGCGCTGGCCTTCAAATACCTGATTTCGTACCACGAGCTGGTTACCAAAGATGCAAGCGCCCGCGCCGAATGGTTGAAGAAAGGGCTGGCCATGCTCCCCGAAAACAAGGATTTAGCCAAGATTTCGGACGGCCCGGCCACCGAAGCCGATGCGCAGTAA
- the sufB gene encoding Fe-S cluster assembly protein SufB, with the protein MSKEVELLESITNSEYKYGFETLIEADEAPQGLDEDIVRFISAKKNEPEWLLEWRLKAFRQWQEMTEPHWPNVKYPKIDYQAIKYYSAPKQKKTVNSLDEIDPELLDTFKRLGISLNEQKRLAGVVEQEGDRPPVAVDAVMDSVSVATTFKKDLAERGIIFSSISEAVQEHPELVKKYLGSVVPPKDNYFAALNAAVFSDGSFCYIPKGVRCPMELSTYFRINAAGTGQFERTLIVADEGSYVSYLEGCTAPMRDENQLHAAVVELVAHADAEIKYSTVQNWYPGDKEGRGGIYNFVTKRGICDGANSKISWTQVETGSAITWKYPSVILKGDNSIGEFYSVAVTNNMQQADTGTKMVHIGKNTKSRIVSKGISAGKSQNSYRGLVEVMKRAENARNFSQCDSLLLGDKCGAHTFPYIEVKNPSATVEHEATTSKIGEDQLFYCNQRGIPTEQAVALIINGYAKEVLNQLPMEFAVEAQKLLEISLEGSVG; encoded by the coding sequence ATGAGCAAAGAAGTTGAACTCTTAGAGAGCATCACCAATTCGGAATACAAGTACGGGTTTGAGACCCTGATCGAAGCGGATGAGGCTCCTCAAGGCTTAGACGAAGATATTGTACGGTTTATTTCTGCGAAGAAAAACGAACCCGAGTGGCTCCTTGAGTGGCGTCTGAAGGCGTTCCGGCAGTGGCAGGAAATGACCGAGCCCCATTGGCCTAATGTCAAATATCCCAAAATTGACTATCAGGCCATCAAGTACTATTCGGCCCCGAAGCAAAAGAAAACCGTTAACTCACTCGACGAGATTGACCCCGAACTGCTCGACACGTTCAAGCGGCTCGGTATCTCGCTCAACGAGCAGAAGCGGCTGGCGGGTGTGGTTGAACAGGAAGGCGACCGGCCTCCGGTGGCGGTTGATGCCGTCATGGACTCGGTATCGGTAGCGACCACGTTCAAGAAAGACCTGGCCGAGCGGGGTATTATTTTCTCGTCTATTTCTGAAGCCGTTCAGGAGCATCCCGAACTGGTGAAAAAATATTTAGGGTCGGTAGTACCGCCTAAAGACAATTATTTCGCGGCCCTCAACGCGGCTGTCTTCTCCGATGGCTCGTTCTGCTACATCCCGAAAGGGGTGCGGTGCCCCATGGAACTGTCGACCTACTTCCGTATTAATGCGGCCGGTACGGGGCAGTTTGAGCGGACCCTGATTGTAGCCGACGAAGGATCGTACGTAAGCTATCTGGAAGGCTGTACGGCCCCCATGCGCGACGAGAATCAGTTGCACGCTGCGGTGGTTGAGCTGGTGGCCCATGCCGATGCCGAGATCAAGTACTCGACGGTGCAGAACTGGTACCCTGGTGACAAAGAAGGTCGCGGTGGTATTTACAATTTCGTAACCAAGCGGGGTATCTGCGACGGTGCTAACTCGAAAATCTCGTGGACGCAGGTTGAAACCGGTTCGGCTATTACCTGGAAATACCCCTCGGTTATCCTGAAAGGTGATAACTCGATTGGCGAATTCTATTCGGTAGCCGTTACGAACAACATGCAGCAGGCCGATACAGGTACCAAAATGGTGCATATTGGCAAGAACACAAAAAGCCGGATTGTGTCGAAAGGAATTTCGGCGGGTAAGAGCCAAAACTCGTACCGGGGTCTGGTTGAGGTGATGAAGCGGGCCGAAAATGCTCGGAACTTCTCGCAGTGCGACTCGCTGCTGCTGGGTGACAAGTGCGGAGCGCACACGTTCCCGTACATCGAAGTGAAAAACCCATCGGCCACGGTTGAGCACGAAGCCACTACCTCGAAGATCGGTGAGGATCAGCTATTCTACTGCAACCAACGGGGCATCCCGACGGAGCAGGCCGTAGCCCTGATTATCAACGGGTATGCGAAGGAAGTCTTGAATCAGCTGCCAATGGAATTTGCGGTTGAAGCACAGAAACTGTTAGAAATTAGCCTGGAAGGTTCGGTTGGGTAA
- a CDS encoding response regulator transcription factor, translated as MKILLVEDEPKTAQAIQQGLEESQFEVDIAYDGIIAKRLALKNSYAAIIVDVIIPGLNGLQLCQQLRAEGIGTPIMLLTALGETDDKILGFDAGADQYLTKPFQFAELLARVRSMTRRGSPVAMTAQTLRYGGLEMNLDAKTVTRDGQPIELTAREFALLEFLMRNQGRVLSKPQIAEHVWDINFDSGTNIVEVYINYLRKKIDRDFPTKLIHTQFGMGYVFKEE; from the coding sequence ATGAAAATCCTTTTGGTCGAAGACGAGCCCAAAACCGCACAGGCGATTCAGCAAGGGCTGGAAGAGAGTCAGTTTGAGGTCGATATTGCCTACGATGGGATTATTGCCAAACGGCTGGCGCTTAAGAATAGCTACGCAGCCATTATTGTCGATGTGATTATTCCCGGCCTGAACGGCCTCCAGCTGTGTCAGCAACTGCGGGCCGAGGGCATCGGGACACCCATTATGCTCCTGACGGCGCTGGGCGAAACCGACGACAAAATTCTGGGGTTCGATGCCGGGGCCGATCAGTACCTGACCAAGCCGTTTCAGTTTGCCGAGCTGCTGGCGCGGGTTCGCTCCATGACCCGGCGTGGCTCGCCCGTTGCCATGACAGCCCAAACGCTCCGCTACGGTGGGCTTGAAATGAACCTCGACGCCAAAACCGTCACGCGCGACGGGCAGCCTATTGAGCTGACCGCCCGCGAGTTTGCCCTGCTGGAGTTTCTGATGCGCAATCAGGGACGGGTACTCTCGAAACCGCAAATTGCCGAGCACGTTTGGGACATCAACTTCGACTCGGGTACCAACATCGTGGAGGTGTACATCAATTATCTGCGGAAGAAGATCGACCGTGACTTCCCGACCAAACTCATTCATACTCAGTTTGGCATGGGGTACGTTTTCAAAGAAGAATAG
- a CDS encoding polyphosphate polymerase domain-containing protein → MVSTRRHDTPGIGRLDALAYRFEPITLAQMEHVRLMNRTDTKYWLSAPELPVILDALRADYRWLHIDNHPCCSYETMYYDTPDLRLYHDHQAGRPKRYKVRQRWYVESDVAFTEVKHKSHKRRTHKSRIPFGGGFMPDNGAFGTSYRFGLDADSQGFVAGQTAGAIRPLNPSELLPVLWVGYTRLTLVHRVSAERLTLDLNLSFRNHRAETSFSQLVIAEVKQDARQASPFVDLMRDEHRRPGGLSKYCLGMLSLNPDLKHNRFKPRLKQLQPYLSA, encoded by the coding sequence ATGGTATCTACACGGCGGCACGATACGCCCGGCATCGGCCGGCTCGACGCGCTAGCGTACCGGTTTGAACCAATTACGTTGGCTCAAATGGAGCACGTTCGGCTGATGAACCGGACCGACACCAAATACTGGCTATCGGCACCGGAGTTACCAGTCATTCTGGACGCGTTGCGGGCCGATTACCGCTGGCTGCACATCGATAACCACCCCTGCTGCTCATACGAAACCATGTATTACGACACGCCCGACCTGCGCCTGTACCACGATCATCAGGCCGGGCGGCCCAAGCGCTACAAGGTTCGGCAACGCTGGTACGTAGAGTCGGATGTGGCGTTTACAGAGGTGAAGCACAAGAGCCACAAACGACGTACGCACAAGAGCCGGATTCCGTTTGGCGGAGGTTTTATGCCGGATAACGGGGCCTTTGGGACATCGTACCGGTTTGGACTCGATGCTGATAGCCAGGGGTTTGTGGCGGGGCAAACCGCCGGGGCAATCCGGCCGCTAAACCCCAGTGAGCTACTGCCCGTGTTGTGGGTGGGTTATACCCGCCTGACGCTCGTACATCGGGTGTCGGCTGAGCGGCTTACGCTCGATCTGAACCTGTCGTTCCGAAACCACCGGGCCGAAACGAGTTTCTCGCAACTTGTGATTGCCGAAGTAAAGCAGGATGCCCGGCAGGCGTCGCCTTTTGTCGATCTGATGCGGGACGAACACCGGCGGCCGGGTGGACTGAGCAAGTACTGCCTGGGTATGTTGAGTCTGAATCCGGATCTGAAGCATAATCGGTTTAAGCCCCGACTTAAACAACTACAACCTTATTTGAGTGCCTGA
- a CDS encoding SMP-30/gluconolactonase/LRE family protein translates to MPKPTITTLYPHQHTLGEGAFWHQPTEQLWWVDILQKRIYASDAAGQNLRTWHMPELVGFALPRPDGRFWVGLQSGLHIADLLDGGESRLERVDTLTHPDGEVRFNDACLGPDGSLYASTMAMDAESVLGKIVHYSLDGTHTLIADSFVIGNGPLWHPQLGLLMVETVGHEGRPKGIYLAQTESPETNWLAWPWDSSPDGISTDGAGNIWVGGYGGHVIRQFSTSGDLLRAIDLPALNPTKVAVHPDGRLFVTTAGENVTDAQRAQYPLTGQLLVVEGI, encoded by the coding sequence ATGCCCAAACCAACCATAACCACTCTGTATCCGCATCAACATACCCTCGGCGAGGGGGCTTTTTGGCATCAGCCCACCGAACAGCTCTGGTGGGTAGATATTCTGCAAAAACGAATTTATGCGTCCGACGCGGCTGGCCAGAACCTCCGTACCTGGCACATGCCCGAACTCGTGGGCTTTGCGCTCCCCCGACCCGACGGCCGCTTTTGGGTGGGACTCCAATCGGGGCTGCACATCGCCGATCTGCTCGACGGGGGCGAGTCGCGCCTTGAACGGGTCGATACGTTGACGCACCCCGACGGCGAGGTTCGGTTCAATGATGCGTGTCTGGGACCAGATGGGTCGCTGTACGCCAGCACGATGGCGATGGATGCCGAGTCGGTGCTGGGCAAAATTGTGCATTATAGCCTCGACGGTACCCATACCTTGATTGCCGACAGCTTTGTGATTGGTAACGGGCCGCTTTGGCACCCGCAACTGGGCTTGCTGATGGTTGAAACGGTTGGACACGAAGGACGACCGAAAGGCATCTATCTGGCCCAAACAGAAAGCCCCGAAACTAACTGGCTGGCCTGGCCCTGGGACTCGTCGCCCGATGGTATCTCAACCGACGGGGCGGGGAATATATGGGTAGGGGGGTACGGGGGGCATGTGATCCGGCAGTTCTCAACCTCAGGTGATCTGCTGCGGGCCATTGACCTCCCCGCCCTGAACCCGACCAAGGTGGCCGTACACCCCGACGGGCGGCTGTTTGTGACAACAGCGGGCGAAAACGTGACCGATGCACAACGGGCGCAATACCCGCTTACCGGCCAGTTGCTTGTCGTTGAGGGAATTTAA
- a CDS encoding DUF4956 domain-containing protein, with translation MCIAQVLSDPEWSQSLFAWTGISGALLTRLLIDLATVGVLIGLVYYRIYRKTDLFLTFFGFNLIIFLITHLLNEVQLSMGAAFGLFAVFSMLRYRTEGLTAKDMTYLFIVISLGLISAVIRGGMGQLLLLNALILGCVYGLESGRLIRREWSKPVHYDRLDLLQPSLRPELLHDLRARTGLPVHRVDIQEFDLLKDCVKITVYYYQDATTLTSVAAPADSMAR, from the coding sequence ATGTGCATCGCGCAAGTTTTATCTGATCCTGAGTGGTCACAAAGTCTGTTTGCCTGGACCGGCATATCGGGAGCCCTGTTGACCCGGCTGCTTATCGATCTGGCAACGGTTGGTGTGCTCATTGGGCTCGTGTATTACCGAATCTACCGGAAAACGGACCTGTTTCTGACTTTCTTTGGCTTTAACCTGATCATTTTCCTCATTACCCACCTGCTCAACGAGGTGCAGTTGTCCATGGGGGCCGCCTTTGGGTTGTTTGCCGTGTTTTCGATGCTGCGGTATCGGACTGAGGGGCTTACGGCTAAAGACATGACATACCTGTTCATCGTGATTTCACTCGGTTTAATCTCGGCCGTGATTCGCGGGGGCATGGGGCAGTTGCTGTTGCTCAATGCCCTCATTCTGGGTTGCGTGTACGGGTTAGAGAGTGGTCGGCTGATCCGGCGCGAGTGGAGCAAACCGGTACACTACGACCGGCTCGACCTCTTACAGCCCTCGCTCCGCCCGGAGTTACTCCACGACCTGCGTGCCCGAACCGGTCTGCCCGTGCACCGGGTCGATATTCAGGAGTTTGATCTGCTCAAAGATTGCGTTAAAATCACCGTTTACTATTATCAGGATGCTACAACCCTCACGTCTGTGGCGGCCCCGGCCGACTCAATGGCTCGTTAA